DNA sequence from the Cyanobium sp. WAJ14-Wanaka genome:
CCGACTTCAACAGAAAAACCCCCGCCAATACGGGCAGCCCCAGGGGCTCTGCGATCTCTTTCACAAAGCGTTCTAGGGCGGCCCCATCCGTAACCATCTGGGTTTGGATGAAGCGGGCACCGGCCTGCTGCTTGCGGGCCATTCGGCTCTTGAGGCCACTCCAGCTCGGCGACTGGGGATCGGCAGCGGCTCCGGCAAACAGGGCCGTCGGGCCGTCGGGAAGGCTGCCCTGCACCGGATCCATGCCGGCGTTGAGCTGGGCCACCAACTGCAGCAAACGCACCGATTCCAATTCATTGACCGGGCGGGCCCCCGGTTGATCGCCAGCCCTAACGGGATCGCCCGTCAGACAGAGCACATTGCGCAGGCCCAGGGCATGGGCCCCGAGCAAATCGGCCTGGAGGGCAATGCGATTGCGGTCGCGGCAGGCCAGCTGCAAAACGGGCTCAATGCCCGCATCCAGCAACAGGCGACACACCGCCCAGCTGGCCATCCTCATCACGGCGCGGCTGCCGTCGGTGACGTTGACCGCATGCACCCAGCCCCGCAGGGCCTGGGCCGCCGCCAGGGTGCGGCCTGGGTCGCCGCCCCGGGGGGGGGTTACCTCAGCGGTGATGACCAGCTGACCGCTGGCCAGGGCCTGTTGGAGCAGCAAGCCAAACCCTAAAGAGCAACTCCCATAATGGGCTAGGAAGCTGCCTACAGTAGTTACAGGCCTACGGGTTTAGGGATGGATAGCGATCGCGAATATGGCGCCAATTCGAGCATTGCTTCTAGCCCTGCTTCGAACCCTGCCGTCATCCCTGTTTCCAGTCCAGAGGGTGCTGTTTCCCAGCGAGAGATTGAGATCATTGAGCTGGTGGCCCAGGGCCTGACCAACCAGGAAATCGCCCAATCCCTAACGATTAGCAAGCGCACCGTGGATAACCACGTGAGCAATATCTTCACCAAAACCGGAGCCAAAAACCGGGTGGCCCTGCTCAATTGGGCCATGGACAACGGCAAGATTTGCCGCGATGGCTTTAATTGCTGCGCCCTAGATCAGACCTGACCTGCTGTCGGCCAATCGGCCAGGCCAGCCAATAGGGCCTGGCGCTGCAGCTCCGGCCAGTCGGCCAGGGGACGGTGGGCCAGGGCCGCGTTGCTCAAGCTGGAGTGGCCGGTTAGCTCCAGATGGCACCAACTGGGCACCAGCAACGACTGCTCGGCATGTTCCAACTCCACCTCAGCAACCACCAGGGGGGCATTGCTGCCCTCAAATACATCCAGCACCCAATCCCCACCAGCCAGGCTGAGGCCGTGGCGCCTCTTGCTGAGCTGGCTGGGGGCGATCGCCAGCAGGTCTTGGGCGTCTGCCAAGGGAATGTCGTACTCAAACTCCTGGCGCACCAGGCCGCCATCGGAAGCGGCCGTCTTGAGGGTTAGCCAGGCCTGTTGGCCAGCCTCAGCTTTCGCAGTTGCGGTAGACGTGGCGGTGCGCACCCGCAGCGTGAGGCCCTCGGGCCCGCTCACCAGATAGCCCTGCTGGAGATGGGCCTGCCAGGCGATTAGCTCCCGCCACTCCTCGCCCCGCACCAAAAAACGCCGCTCAATTTCCAGGGCCATCGCGATCAGTGCTCTTGGGGCTCAGTCTTGTTTGGGGTCAGTCTTATTGGGGCTCAGTTATGGGAGGGCTCCACGGCCGTGAGGCTGCCGGCCCAATGGAGCTTGTGGGTGAGGGTGCGGTAATAGGAGGGGCTCTGTTCGAGAACCACCAGCAGGGCTGGATGGGAGCTGCGCTGCACCACCGCCCGATCACCGGCATCGAGCACGGTGGCATGGGCCCCATCCTTCCAGAGCTTGACCCGGCGGCTGGCTTCCCCAAGGGGAAACACCGAAAGCTGGGCGCGGGCCGGCACCACCA
Encoded proteins:
- a CDS encoding methylenetetrahydrofolate reductase; protein product: MLLQQALASGQLVITAEVTPPRGGDPGRTLAAAQALRGWVHAVNVTDGSRAVMRMASWAVCRLLLDAGIEPVLQLACRDRNRIALQADLLGAHALGLRNVLCLTGDPVRAGDQPGARPVNELESVRLLQLVAQLNAGMDPVQGSLPDGPTALFAGAAADPQSPSWSGLKSRMARKQQAGARFIQTQMVTDGAALERFVKEIAEPLGLPVLAGVFLLKSAKNAAFINRVVPGANIPQSVVDRLAMASNPAEEGLAIAADQVARYLESAQGVHLMAIKAEEKIPRILEMAGLRPEVPPIPVPALSSSP
- a CDS encoding LuxR C-terminal-related transcriptional regulator; its protein translation is MASSPASNPAVIPVSSPEGAVSQREIEIIELVAQGLTNQEIAQSLTISKRTVDNHVSNIFTKTGAKNRVALLNWAMDNGKICRDGFNCCALDQT
- a CDS encoding CYTH domain-containing protein, giving the protein MALEIERRFLVRGEEWRELIAWQAHLQQGYLVSGPEGLTLRVRTATSTATAKAEAGQQAWLTLKTAASDGGLVRQEFEYDIPLADAQDLLAIAPSQLSKRRHGLSLAGGDWVLDVFEGSNAPLVVAEVELEHAEQSLLVPSWCHLELTGHSSLSNAALAHRPLADWPELQRQALLAGLADWPTAGQV